The proteins below come from a single Candidatus Didemnitutus sp. genomic window:
- a CDS encoding type II secretion system F family protein, which translates to MPTYSVSAVDRRGIRRSFREVAPNEPVLQEKLRARQLWPVAVREAKGNVSPRSTLPTEEFVAILDQLELMLRAGITADVALRQMAVDTPAGKAQRMLARIAEEVGEGKSIHAACGYFGRQFPPHVIAVIAAGETAARLPESLRALAEHLTQAEEIGRTARRALIYPAMVFGATAALVVFLLASVVPKFAEIFRSLNLPLPMMTRVLIAASEGVRAAGWTGWGFVVGGAFALWFGRKTRAVRRLVDPLGLRLPGWGETIRCLVATRVAAVCRLLHDAGVPVLDSLESAAKVADHVVVERQLLAARAKVGAGTALHVSLSGASGLPSFVVPLLKAGESTGQLGAAWRQVEDYAARKARQRLAVMLALLEPALLAVLTGVVGAIALSFFLPLFSLLGGLNAR; encoded by the coding sequence ATGCCCACTTACTCCGTCAGCGCTGTCGACCGGCGAGGAATCCGCCGGTCGTTCCGGGAGGTCGCGCCCAATGAGCCCGTCCTGCAGGAAAAATTGCGGGCTCGGCAACTGTGGCCGGTCGCCGTTCGCGAGGCCAAGGGAAACGTGTCGCCGAGGTCGACGCTGCCGACCGAGGAATTTGTCGCGATCTTGGATCAGCTGGAACTCATGTTGCGGGCCGGTATCACGGCGGACGTCGCCTTGCGTCAAATGGCGGTGGATACGCCGGCGGGCAAGGCGCAGCGGATGCTCGCGCGGATCGCGGAGGAGGTCGGCGAAGGAAAGTCGATCCACGCCGCATGCGGGTATTTCGGGAGGCAATTTCCGCCGCACGTGATTGCGGTGATTGCCGCAGGCGAAACGGCGGCGCGGTTGCCGGAATCGTTGCGCGCATTGGCCGAGCACCTGACCCAAGCCGAGGAAATCGGGCGGACCGCGCGGAGAGCGCTGATTTACCCGGCGATGGTCTTCGGGGCGACGGCGGCGCTCGTGGTGTTCCTGCTGGCGAGTGTCGTGCCGAAGTTCGCGGAAATCTTCCGTTCACTGAACCTGCCTCTGCCGATGATGACGCGCGTGCTCATTGCGGCGAGCGAGGGAGTTCGCGCTGCGGGCTGGACTGGCTGGGGCTTTGTGGTCGGCGGTGCGTTTGCCTTGTGGTTCGGCCGCAAGACGCGGGCCGTGCGGAGGCTCGTGGATCCGCTGGGGTTGCGCCTGCCAGGTTGGGGCGAGACGATCCGTTGCCTGGTGGCCACGCGAGTCGCGGCCGTTTGTCGTCTGCTGCACGACGCGGGCGTGCCGGTGTTGGACTCGCTGGAAAGCGCCGCGAAGGTAGCCGACCATGTGGTGGTCGAGCGGCAACTGCTGGCGGCACGGGCGAAGGTGGGGGCCGGAACGGCGCTGCATGTCTCACTGTCCGGCGCCAGCGGGCTTCCCTCCTTTGTGGTGCCGCTGCTGAAGGCGGGGGAATCGACGGGGCAATTGGGTGCTGCGTGGCGGCAGGTCGAGGACTATGCGGCACGAAAGGCACGGCAGCGCTTGGCCGTCATGCTCGCGTTGCTGGAGCCCGCATTGCTGGCGGTACTCACCGGAGTGGTCGGAGCGATCGCGTTGTCGTTCTTCCTGCCGCTCTTCTCGTTGCTGGGAGGGCTGAACGCACGATGA
- a CDS encoding type II secretion system protein, translating to MAFSLLEVVLVLFILGVLAGTLAPSVREGIESGRREAEARNLEEIAKTITASFDETDLTNLNVAALAGAIGGGDAPTSFSVATSGTYLTTATTDWFAKVARLRGITPQVGVAPRPDLQPELARLAFNSLGNCRWLFAGPTESGRQRFLLVSLMARTEQLNVPAYAGTTAWFDAIWNQDWESRTASLPALWTAQLSAAQVNAWTPGGGALSRTNRLVVRRLMLPKFRITVNNNHASEAAFVSFNNTPNAFTAAAASGANVSPEILGGRLIIINRGAAWPGTEALRFTLRENSTVTLQ from the coding sequence GTGGCGTTCTCCCTGTTGGAAGTGGTGCTCGTGCTCTTCATTCTGGGCGTCCTGGCGGGAACGCTGGCCCCGTCCGTGCGCGAGGGGATCGAATCGGGGAGGCGCGAGGCGGAAGCGAGGAATTTGGAGGAGATCGCGAAGACGATCACGGCATCTTTCGACGAGACTGATCTCACGAACCTGAACGTGGCCGCACTCGCCGGAGCGATCGGTGGCGGCGATGCTCCGACGTCGTTCTCGGTCGCGACGAGCGGGACGTACCTCACAACCGCCACAACGGATTGGTTCGCGAAGGTCGCGCGGTTGAGGGGAATCACGCCGCAAGTGGGCGTCGCTCCGCGACCGGACCTGCAGCCGGAACTGGCGCGGCTGGCCTTCAATTCCCTCGGAAATTGCCGGTGGCTGTTCGCGGGTCCGACGGAAAGCGGCCGGCAGCGGTTTCTGCTGGTGAGCCTGATGGCGCGAACGGAACAACTGAACGTGCCGGCGTATGCCGGGACGACGGCGTGGTTCGATGCGATCTGGAACCAAGACTGGGAGAGCCGCACCGCGAGCCTGCCTGCGTTGTGGACCGCACAGCTGAGCGCGGCGCAGGTGAACGCGTGGACACCGGGTGGCGGAGCGCTGTCGCGGACCAACCGACTGGTGGTCCGGCGCCTCATGCTCCCGAAGTTTCGGATCACAGTGAACAACAACCATGCGAGCGAGGCGGCGTTCGTCTCGTTCAACAACACGCCGAATGCGTTCACGGCGGCGGCGGCAAGCGGGGCCAATGTCTCCCCGGAAATACTCGGAGGCCGGCTCATCATCATCAACCGCGGAGCGGCGTGGCCGGGCACGGAAGCACTGCGGTTCACGCTGAGGGAAAATTCAACGGTGACTCTGCAATGA
- a CDS encoding NAD(P)H-dependent oxidoreductase, producing MILIVSGTNRPGSRTRRVADVIDRLYVGRAPSRILDLLHVPIDAYSPLAYLEKPRAVHPFLTAAVDCVGLVIVTPEYNGSFPGALKHFIDLLPHPSPLERKPVCFVGLADGHWGALRAVEHLQQICTHRGAHLLPQRVFIPRVGEAFEGDDLKPEFLARLDQQAQDFLAFTRSIAPAKPVPVAP from the coding sequence ATGATCCTCATCGTCTCTGGCACCAACCGTCCCGGGAGCAGGACACGCCGTGTGGCCGACGTCATTGACCGACTATATGTCGGCCGTGCTCCTTCCCGGATCCTCGACCTGCTGCATGTTCCCATCGATGCGTATTCACCCCTCGCGTACTTGGAGAAACCGAGAGCGGTCCACCCGTTCCTCACCGCCGCGGTCGACTGCGTGGGCTTGGTCATCGTCACCCCGGAGTACAACGGGTCCTTCCCCGGTGCCCTCAAGCATTTTATCGACCTGCTGCCGCATCCATCCCCCCTCGAACGCAAGCCGGTCTGCTTCGTCGGGCTCGCCGACGGCCACTGGGGCGCTCTGCGGGCCGTCGAGCATCTTCAACAGATCTGCACCCACCGCGGAGCTCATCTTCTCCCGCAACGCGTTTTCATCCCCCGTGTGGGGGAGGCCTTCGAGGGCGACGACCTCAAGCCCGAGTTCCTCGCTCGTCTCGACCAACAAGCGCAGGATTTTCTCGCGTTCACTCGCTCAATCGCACCCGCCAAACCCGTTCCCGTCGCCCCGTGA
- a CDS encoding ATP-dependent Clp protease ATP-binding subunit, whose amino-acid sequence MLDPERLHRVQGLPAHLRANLRGQDHVVVPVAASLARVELGLSPADRPKRSFLFLGPTGVGKTELALLCARFLYGPDGLHRFDLSEFDGANATQRLLGANRTDRGLLGDRLARSNGGLLLFDEVEKADPKVWDLFLQILESARVTVATGETFSLSAWVIVLTSNLGGAEAMRMEHSSNAAIEAAVLRRAGQAMRPELFGRIEEKHVFARLSPSSQREIASLLVARETARLRRLGHDLEVSPEALEFLICEGFDPHLGARPLRGVVERQLQELVVNALILSGQAQGRVVLTAPRKLGLLR is encoded by the coding sequence ATGCTCGATCCTGAGCGGCTCCACCGGGTGCAGGGCCTCCCCGCGCACCTTCGCGCCAATCTGCGCGGTCAGGATCATGTCGTCGTCCCGGTCGCCGCCAGTCTCGCTCGTGTCGAGTTGGGGCTTTCGCCCGCCGATCGTCCGAAGAGGAGTTTTCTCTTTCTCGGTCCCACCGGAGTGGGGAAAACCGAGCTGGCGCTTCTCTGCGCCCGATTCCTCTACGGACCGGACGGTCTCCACCGTTTCGACCTCTCGGAATTCGACGGAGCGAATGCCACCCAACGCCTTTTGGGCGCGAATCGCACCGATCGCGGACTCCTCGGCGATCGTCTCGCGCGCTCGAACGGAGGACTCCTGCTTTTCGACGAAGTCGAGAAAGCCGATCCCAAAGTCTGGGATCTTTTTCTCCAGATACTCGAGTCCGCCCGGGTCACCGTGGCCACCGGTGAAACCTTTTCTCTCTCCGCTTGGGTGATCGTGCTCACCTCCAACCTCGGTGGAGCCGAAGCGATGCGCATGGAGCACTCTTCCAACGCCGCGATCGAGGCCGCGGTCCTCCGCCGCGCCGGGCAGGCGATGCGGCCCGAACTCTTCGGCCGCATCGAGGAGAAACACGTCTTCGCCCGTTTGTCGCCGTCGTCCCAGCGCGAAATCGCCTCCCTCTTGGTCGCACGCGAGACCGCGCGTCTCCGCCGACTCGGTCACGACTTGGAAGTCTCCCCCGAAGCCTTGGAATTCCTGATCTGCGAAGGCTTCGACCCGCACCTAGGCGCCCGTCCGCTTCGCGGCGTGGTCGAACGACAACTCCAGGAGTTGGTCGTCAACGCCCTGATCCTTTCGGGCCAGGCTCAGGGACGTGTCGTGCTTACCGCGCCTCGCAAACTGGGACTTTTGCGCTGA